The Desulfomonilia bacterium DNA window TAAACTCCATACGTTAAGAGAAAAAAGCCAGAACCCCACCCATGGAAAATGCTCTTCGGGATGATACACAAACTGTATGAATCCAATCACTTTACCTGATCGCCTGGCTATCCAGTTTGTTACATCAGGATTATAAGGCTGCCTGCGATATAGATCATATGGATTCAGGCGGTTGTGTACGGCTTCCATATCGCTTTCACTGGCCTCTTCGATGACGATTTGATGCGACAGCCTCCTTCCAAATCTTCGATAGAACGGAAAACCCTGCAGAAAAATCAGAACACGACCTGCGGCGCGTCGCGGCAGAAAATAGAGACGCTTAAGCCGTAAGAGAAAATCGTCTCTGTTCAATATGGATATCAGGATACCGGAGAAACCAAGGCCGAGACGAACATTCCGGCCATAACGTTCTATTTTCGTCACATATCCGAGTATATTTTCCGGCATGATTGTCCCGTCCGTCTGAGAACAGTTGTCTCCGCGGATCAGAAAACCGGAACGGGCTCTGGAAATAACTCGATGGACTGCAAGTCTTCCCGTTTCAGGCTTCACAAAAGCGACCACATCCCCGGGTGAAAGTTTCCTGCCGTTTACAGGAGAAATTGTAAGCACATCTCCGTCCCTTATAAACGGGTACATGCTGAACCCGCGCACCATCGTACGCAAAGAAACCCCTCGTTCCATCATTCCTGTAAGCAGTTCGAGCTGGCCCGTATTGGATAAATGAAGTTCTTCGCCTGTAGATACATAATCCGAAGATAGGCTTTGCTGGCTGGACTGAAGCGTATGAGTCTTCATTTATTTAAATAAAACACAGTCTTTTATAATCTCTTGACATCCTGATTAATGCACTCAAGATAACTGGAGGGCATTGCATATATTCGGACAGGGATTGTATCCTCCAAAGGCGTAACATCCTCCCCAATAGTCATTGGCCGACACGGTATAAATCGGTCCGTTTTTACATCCGGTCAAAACCGCCTCCTCAGGCATGTTCCGTACAAGTACGACCAAATCCGGCCTTATCCAAGCCTTTTTATTTCCTTCTTTTTCACCCATTTTCCATTACCTCCGGATAATATTTATCTTTTCAGCTTTGAACAGGATCACTGCACAGAGTAGTGCATCCGGGTGCATCTGAATGGCAGCCGTCCTTGTGCGACAAAAAGCTCGTTATCGATCCTCCGCCTTTGCACCCGTTCAAAACAGCCTCTTCAACCTGATGTCTAACCAGGACAATCAGCTCAGGTTTTTTCCATTGCGCTTTCTTCATAACAATCCTCGCATATTAAGAGACACGTCCTTATAAACTCAGGCTTACAGAATTTATACAAGGATGGCAATACAGCGAAACAATCATGGTCATAAAAACAGGTTGTATCAAATTGATTGTAATGAGATAGTTTTCTTTGTGGATGAAAATATATTTAAAAATCCGAAAGAGATCTGGGACAATATAAGTTTACTGACAAGGAATCTTTTAAAGGCAATCGGCCTTGTCTGGGACATTGCCCGGAAATGGACAATATTGTGGGCATGCCTTCTTGTCGTTCAGGGCATTCTTCCGGTTGCAACCGTGTATCTTACAAAGGCATTCATAAACAGCCTGACCATAACCGTTTCAGGGGGAGGAACAGGCGTCTCGAAAACAATATCCCTGGCCCTTATGTTTATTATTATTTATCTTGCAAACAGTATAGCCGGATTTGCCCAGAAGCTGGTAAAGATAAAGCAGTCTGAAATCATACAGGACTCCATGACAAACAGGATCCATGAAAAGGCCCTCGAAATGGACATGGCCTTTTTCGAATCCCCTGAATCTTTCGACAAGCTCTACAGGGCGCAGATCGATGCCAAGAACATGCCGCAGACACTGCTGGACAATCTGGGCATGCTGGCTCAAAGCTGCATTACCCTTTTTGCAATGGCGGGTATTCTTTTTTCCTTCGGAGTCCTGCTGCCAGTCCTTCTGTTTCTGGGCACAATTCCGGCACTGTTCATAATGGGATACTACTCCAGAAAGATGAACAACTGGAGAATAAAGAGAACACCCGAATCCAGGATGGCCAGTTACTATGATCATATGATCACCCATAGGAACTCCGCACAGGAAATAAGGCTTTACGGCCTGGGTAACAGTTTCCGGAAAAGCTATCAGGACTTGAGGGCCGTATTGAGGAACGAAAAAATCTCCCTTACGAAAGAACAGGCCATAGCCGAATTCGCTGCGCAGATCTTCGGTATGGCAGTGATCGGGGTTGCTGTTGTATGGATACTTTTAAGGGCCGCACACGGTAAAGCAAACCTGGGAGAAGTCGCAATGCTCTATCAGGCTTTCAACCAGGGACAGAATCTTATGCGCAACGTCCTGGGCAATGTAGGTACCATATACAGGAACAGCATGTTCGTTGATGACCTCTTCCTGTTCTTCAGTATTGAACCCAAGGTTAAGAACCCTGATAATCCAGTGGATGCCCCGCCATCACTGGGAGACGGCATCATATTCGATAAGGTAACCTTCAGATATCCCTGCGGCGCCGATGATGTAATAAAGGATTTCAG harbors:
- a CDS encoding GNAT family N-acetyltransferase; the encoded protein is MKTHTLQSSQQSLSSDYVSTGEELHLSNTGQLELLTGMMERGVSLRTMVRGFSMYPFIRDGDVLTISPVNGRKLSPGDVVAFVKPETGRLAVHRVISRARSGFLIRGDNCSQTDGTIMPENILGYVTKIERYGRNVRLGLGFSGILISILNRDDFLLRLKRLYFLPRRAAGRVLIFLQGFPFYRRFGRRLSHQIVIEEASESDMEAVHNRLNPYDLYRRQPYNPDVTNWIARRSGKVIGFIQFVYHPEEHFPWVGFWLFSLNVWSLYRGTGIGEKLVKRGIEKAVEMGAKELYLVVYEDNRRAINLYGKLGFVRTEVKALEPLFSSEQRHTGLRRIVMKKDLI
- a CDS encoding ABC transporter ATP-binding protein is translated as MDENIFKNPKEIWDNISLLTRNLLKAIGLVWDIARKWTILWACLLVVQGILPVATVYLTKAFINSLTITVSGGGTGVSKTISLALMFIIIYLANSIAGFAQKLVKIKQSEIIQDSMTNRIHEKALEMDMAFFESPESFDKLYRAQIDAKNMPQTLLDNLGMLAQSCITLFAMAGILFSFGVLLPVLLFLGTIPALFIMGYYSRKMNNWRIKRTPESRMASYYDHMITHRNSAQEIRLYGLGNSFRKSYQDLRAVLRNEKISLTKEQAIAEFAAQIFGMAVIGVAVVWILLRAAHGKANLGEVAMLYQAFNQGQNLMRNVLGNVGTIYRNSMFVDDLFLFFSIEPKVKNPDNPVDAPPSLGDGIIFDKVTFRYPCGADDVIKDFSLKIPAGLTTAIVGPNGAGKSTLTRLICRFYDPERGRILLDGVDVRDIDLKRHRGRISMLFQEPVHFNASAFDNIAYGSIESSPGIDDVKKAAASSGADAPISRLPKGYETVLGKWFGGSDLSMGEWQRVALARAFLRKSTILLLDEPTSSMDSWAENDWIRKFKGLAIGKTSLIITHRFTTAMQADIIHVMDKGVIIESGTHEELIRKGGMYARSWNEQTKEYDHTI